In one window of Aquamicrobium sp. DNA:
- a CDS encoding AEC family transporter, which produces MFPMVETIAFVFGLVGLGYAAGWTGLLRPQVGDALTDFVIVAALPALLFRTMIGMDFAGAAPWAMWAAYFCAIPPVWLAGHLVATRLFGREVAAGVVAGVAASFSNLLLLGLPFIQGVFGRPGVEILSLLLAIHLPIMMAASIVMFEWVRRGEGKASAPLRVLRDFLRNLFLNPLIVGILAGLAWRASGLAMPAMGARFVDAFAGIAGTVALFAMGLGLRKFGISGNVKPALALALLKVVLMPALVLATVLIAGLPPLVAMVIVVAASMPTGVNPYLIASRFGTGQVLASNTMTISTLLAAATTGFWLAVAQSVFG; this is translated from the coding sequence ATGTTTCCCATGGTCGAAACCATCGCATTCGTCTTCGGGCTGGTCGGGCTCGGCTATGCCGCCGGCTGGACGGGGCTGCTGCGGCCGCAGGTCGGCGACGCGCTCACCGATTTCGTCATCGTCGCCGCGCTGCCGGCGCTGCTGTTCCGCACCATGATCGGGATGGATTTCGCCGGCGCCGCGCCCTGGGCGATGTGGGCGGCCTATTTCTGCGCCATACCGCCGGTGTGGCTCGCGGGCCATCTCGTCGCGACGCGCCTGTTCGGGCGCGAGGTCGCGGCCGGCGTGGTGGCGGGCGTCGCGGCCTCGTTCTCCAACCTGCTCCTCCTCGGCCTGCCCTTCATACAGGGCGTGTTCGGCCGGCCGGGCGTCGAGATCCTGTCGCTGCTGCTGGCGATCCACCTGCCGATCATGATGGCGGCCTCCATCGTCATGTTCGAATGGGTGCGGCGCGGGGAGGGAAAGGCGAGCGCGCCGCTCAGGGTGCTGCGCGACTTCCTGCGCAATCTCTTCCTCAACCCGCTGATCGTCGGCATCCTCGCCGGGCTGGCATGGCGCGCGAGCGGCCTTGCCATGCCGGCGATGGGCGCGCGCTTCGTCGACGCCTTCGCCGGGATCGCGGGAACGGTGGCGCTGTTCGCGATGGGCCTCGGCCTGCGCAAGTTCGGGATCTCGGGAAACGTGAAGCCGGCGCTGGCGCTCGCGCTGCTCAAGGTCGTCCTGATGCCGGCGCTCGTGCTGGCGACGGTGCTGATCGCCGGCCTGCCGCCGCTCGTCGCCATGGTGATCGTCGTGGCCGCGTCGATGCCGACGGGGGTCAATCCCTATCTCATCGCGTCGCGCTTCGGCACGGGCCAGGTCCTTGCCTCCAACACGATGACGATCTCGACCCTCCTTGCCGCCGCGACGACGGGCTTCTGGCTCGCCGTGGCCCAATCGGTTTTCGGCTGA
- a CDS encoding beta-ketoacyl-ACP synthase yields MSANDVVITGIGLVSSLGEGADRHWQILSAPGAKPVIEAERFTPYTVHPLPEIDWSRQIPKRGDQRQMETWQRLGTYAAGLALDDAGMKENEALLASMDMIVAAGGGERDMAVDQVILDAGRARNDRDMLLNEKLTTELRPTLFLAQLSNLLAGNISIVHKVTGSSRTFMGEEGAGVAAVETAAARIRAGQSSHALVGAAFQTEHADMLLGYELGGLLHRKRWKSIWKRAANDGGGIVTGSGAAFLVLESRAHAKQRGRNAYAALGKVESGSARRAEGNLTEAISGLVRALGLPGERLLALSGASGAHAATGAERSALSGAGDFAVRGFSSLTGHMKEVQFPFAIALAALAIHNGAPYPAFDPENESGIDGAPQAALATAVGYRRFEGAALVVRA; encoded by the coding sequence ATGAGCGCCAACGACGTCGTCATCACCGGTATCGGCCTCGTCTCCTCGCTCGGCGAGGGCGCGGACCGGCACTGGCAGATCCTGTCGGCGCCGGGGGCGAAGCCGGTCATCGAGGCCGAGCGCTTCACGCCCTACACGGTCCATCCCCTGCCGGAGATCGACTGGAGCCGCCAGATTCCCAAGCGCGGCGACCAGCGCCAGATGGAGACGTGGCAGCGGCTCGGCACCTATGCGGCGGGGCTGGCGCTCGACGATGCCGGGATGAAGGAGAACGAGGCGCTCCTCGCCAGCATGGACATGATCGTCGCCGCCGGCGGCGGCGAGCGCGACATGGCCGTCGACCAGGTGATCCTCGACGCCGGCCGCGCCCGCAACGACCGCGACATGCTGCTCAACGAGAAACTGACGACGGAGCTGCGCCCGACGCTGTTCCTCGCCCAGCTTTCCAACCTCCTCGCCGGCAACATCTCCATCGTCCACAAGGTGACGGGGTCCTCGCGCACCTTCATGGGCGAGGAAGGCGCGGGCGTCGCCGCGGTGGAGACGGCCGCGGCGCGCATCCGCGCCGGCCAGTCCAGCCACGCCCTCGTCGGCGCGGCGTTCCAGACCGAGCATGCCGACATGCTGCTCGGCTACGAGCTCGGCGGCCTCCTGCACCGCAAGCGGTGGAAATCCATCTGGAAACGCGCGGCGAACGACGGCGGCGGCATCGTCACCGGCTCGGGCGCGGCCTTCCTCGTCCTCGAATCGCGCGCGCATGCGAAGCAGCGCGGCCGCAACGCCTATGCCGCGCTCGGCAAGGTCGAATCCGGCAGCGCCCGGCGCGCCGAGGGCAACCTGACCGAGGCGATCTCTGGTCTTGTGCGCGCGCTCGGCCTGCCCGGCGAAAGGCTGCTGGCGCTGTCCGGCGCGTCGGGCGCCCATGCCGCGACCGGGGCGGAGCGCTCGGCACTCTCCGGCGCCGGCGATTTCGCGGTTCGCGGCTTTTCCTCGCTGACCGGCCACATGAAGGAGGTCCAGTTCCCCTTCGCCATCGCGCTCGCCGCGCTCGCCATCCACAACGGCGCGCCCTACCCCGCCTTCGACCCCGAGAACGAGAGCGGGATCGACGGCGCGCCGCAGGCGGCGCTGGCGACGGCGGTCGGCTATCGCCGCTTCGAGGGCGCGGCCCTCGTGGTCAGGGCCTAG
- a CDS encoding acyl carrier protein, producing MAVTTTFDKVADIIAETSEIDRDTITPKSHTIDDLGIDSLDFLDIVFAIDKEFGIKVPLEKWTQEVNDGKASAEEYFVMENLCAKIDGLVAAKNAV from the coding sequence ATCGCAGTGACAACGACATTCGACAAAGTTGCCGACATCATCGCCGAGACGAGCGAGATCGACCGCGACACCATCACGCCCAAGAGCCACACCATCGACGATCTCGGCATCGACAGCCTCGATTTCCTCGACATCGTGTTCGCCATCGACAAGGAGTTCGGCATCAAGGTGCCGCTCGAGAAGTGGACGCAGGAAGTCAACGACGGCAAGGCTTCGGCCGAGGAATACTTCGTCATGGAGAACCTGTGCGCCAAGATAGACGGCCTCGTCGCCGCCAAGAACGCCGTCTGA
- a CDS encoding histidine phosphatase family protein, translated as MLRFFTIVVALLLAGLPQARATEAGWALLREGNQIVLLVNANAPGHGDPANFDIDNCRTQRNLSERGRQQARRIGALFAARAEPVEQVYSSRYCRALETARLAFGDRLVEPRDSLDSLVRNPEGAEEAKKAVIDLVRGYSGSGNLVLVTHPENVEALVGARAREGEAVIIAPHEDGLVVIGRIVFN; from the coding sequence ATGCTTCGCTTCTTCACCATCGTCGTCGCGCTTCTCCTCGCCGGCCTGCCGCAGGCGAGAGCGACCGAGGCCGGCTGGGCGCTGCTGCGCGAGGGCAACCAGATCGTGCTTCTCGTCAACGCCAACGCGCCGGGCCACGGCGACCCGGCCAATTTCGACATCGACAATTGCCGCACCCAGCGCAATCTCTCCGAACGCGGCCGCCAGCAGGCGCGGCGGATCGGCGCACTGTTCGCGGCGCGGGCCGAGCCGGTCGAGCAGGTCTATTCCAGCCGCTACTGCCGGGCGCTGGAGACGGCGCGGCTCGCCTTCGGCGATCGCCTCGTCGAGCCGAGGGATTCGCTCGATTCGCTGGTGCGCAACCCCGAAGGGGCCGAAGAGGCGAAAAAGGCGGTGATCGATCTCGTGCGCGGCTATAGCGGCTCGGGCAATCTCGTCCTCGTCACCCACCCCGAGAACGTCGAGGCCCTCGTCGGCGCGCGGGCGCGCGAGGGCGAGGCCGTCATCATCGCGCCGCACGAGGATGGTCTCGTCGTCATCGGGCGGATCGTCTTCAACTGA